One genomic region from Coleofasciculus sp. FACHB-1120 encodes:
- the cphA gene encoding cyanophycin synthetase: MRILKIQTLRGPNYWSIRRQKLVVMRLDLEELAEKPSNQIPGFYEGLIQVLPSLEEHFCSPGCRGGFLSRVKEGTMMGHIIEHVALELQELAGMPAGFGRTRETATPGIYQVVIEYHDEQAGRYAARAAVRLCQSIVDTGTYSAQELAQDLKDLRDFARDAALGPSTETIVKEAEARGIPWMPLSVRAMIQIGYGVYQKRMQATLSNHSSILGVELASDKEGTKKMLREAGVPVPRGTVIHYLDELEDAIDEVGGYPIVLKPLDGNHGRGITINITDFKQAEEAYDAASTASKTRSVIIERYYSGRDHRVLVVNGKLVAVAERVPAHVVGDGRSTIEQLIELTNSDPHRGEGHDNILTKIEVDRTTFSLLQRQGYTLETVLSAGEIFYLRATANLSTGGIAVDRTDEIHPENIWLCERVAKIIGLDIAGIDVVTSDISKPLREVDGVIVEVNAAPGFRMHVCPSQGLPRNVAAPVLDMLFPPGTPTRVPIISITGTNGKTTTTRLIAHIFKQTGKTIGYTTTDGTYIGDYMVEPGDNTGPQSAQLILSDPTVEVAVLETARGGILRSGLAFSASDVGVVLNVAADHLGIGDIETIEDMAHLKSVVVESVMPEGYAVLNADDPLVAAMARRVQGQVAYFTMNPENELVREHTRRGGLAAAYENGYLSILKGDWVLRIEQAVNVPLTMEARAPFQIANALAASLAAFAEGVKIEEIRQGLNTFRASASQTPGRMNMFEMGNYNALIDYAHNAASYEALGGFVRNWPGERIGVVGGPGDRRDEDFVTLGTLSANMFDRIIIKEDDDTRGRPRGEAAALISQGIQQEKPDSRYETILDETTAINTALGQAPEGSLVVILPESVTRAISLIEARRPQTENGHQPIAPSVENQNSLKASVAQTL; encoded by the coding sequence ATGAGAATTTTAAAAATCCAGACATTACGGGGTCCCAACTACTGGAGTATTCGACGGCAAAAATTGGTCGTCATGCGCCTAGATTTAGAAGAACTTGCAGAAAAGCCATCTAATCAGATTCCTGGCTTCTACGAGGGATTAATCCAGGTGCTACCAAGTCTGGAAGAACACTTCTGTTCCCCTGGCTGTCGAGGTGGTTTCTTGAGCCGAGTCAAAGAAGGCACGATGATGGGACATATCATCGAACACGTTGCCCTAGAACTCCAGGAACTCGCTGGGATGCCAGCTGGCTTTGGTCGCACCCGCGAAACAGCCACCCCAGGCATTTACCAGGTGGTCATTGAGTACCACGATGAACAAGCTGGTCGCTATGCCGCCAGAGCAGCCGTGCGCCTCTGTCAGAGCATTGTAGACACCGGCACCTACTCCGCTCAAGAGTTAGCACAGGATCTCAAAGACCTGAGAGATTTCGCACGGGATGCTGCCCTCGGCCCCAGCACCGAAACCATTGTCAAAGAAGCCGAAGCCAGGGGAATTCCCTGGATGCCTTTAAGCGTTCGCGCCATGATTCAGATAGGGTATGGCGTCTATCAGAAGCGAATGCAGGCAACTTTGAGCAACCACTCCAGCATTTTGGGCGTCGAGCTTGCCTCAGACAAAGAAGGCACCAAAAAAATGTTGCGCGAAGCCGGGGTGCCGGTTCCACGCGGCACAGTGATTCACTACCTGGACGAACTTGAAGACGCCATTGACGAGGTGGGTGGCTACCCAATCGTCCTCAAGCCCCTCGATGGCAACCACGGGCGGGGCATTACTATCAACATCACCGACTTCAAACAAGCAGAAGAAGCCTATGATGCTGCCAGTACAGCTTCTAAAACTCGCTCGGTGATTATTGAACGCTACTATAGCGGACGCGACCACCGAGTATTAGTCGTCAACGGCAAATTGGTGGCAGTTGCGGAACGAGTCCCCGCCCATGTTGTGGGAGATGGCAGATCCACGATTGAGCAATTGATTGAGCTAACCAATAGCGATCCCCATCGAGGTGAAGGGCACGATAACATCCTCACCAAAATTGAAGTAGACCGCACCACCTTCTCGCTGTTGCAACGGCAGGGGTATACCCTAGAAACCGTGCTATCCGCTGGAGAGATTTTTTACCTGCGGGCAACAGCCAACCTCAGCACCGGCGGGATTGCAGTTGACCGGACTGACGAAATCCATCCCGAAAATATCTGGCTTTGCGAACGAGTCGCCAAGATTATCGGGTTGGATATTGCTGGAATTGATGTGGTGACATCTGATATCAGCAAACCCTTGCGAGAAGTGGATGGGGTGATTGTTGAGGTGAACGCCGCCCCCGGATTCCGGATGCACGTTTGTCCTAGCCAGGGTTTGCCGCGAAATGTGGCTGCCCCCGTGCTAGATATGCTCTTTCCGCCAGGAACCCCCACTCGCGTTCCGATCATTTCCATCACTGGCACCAACGGCAAAACGACAACAACTCGTCTGATTGCTCACATTTTCAAGCAGACGGGGAAAACAATTGGCTACACCACCACCGATGGCACCTACATTGGGGATTATATGGTGGAACCGGGGGATAACACCGGCCCTCAAAGTGCCCAGCTGATTCTTTCAGATCCCACAGTAGAAGTGGCGGTGCTAGAAACGGCGCGGGGGGGGATTCTCCGCTCTGGTTTAGCCTTCAGCGCCTCTGATGTGGGCGTGGTCTTAAATGTGGCTGCCGACCACCTGGGAATTGGCGATATTGAAACGATCGAAGATATGGCTCATCTCAAGAGCGTAGTCGTGGAATCAGTGATGCCAGAAGGCTATGCCGTCCTGAACGCCGACGATCCCCTCGTGGCAGCGATGGCGCGGCGGGTGCAAGGACAAGTCGCTTATTTCACCATGAATCCAGAAAATGAGCTGGTGCGAGAACATACCCGCCGGGGCGGTTTGGCAGCAGCTTATGAAAATGGCTATCTGTCGATTTTGAAGGGAGATTGGGTACTACGGATTGAACAAGCGGTGAATGTGCCACTGACGATGGAGGCACGGGCACCTTTTCAAATTGCCAATGCGCTAGCAGCGAGTTTGGCGGCTTTTGCGGAAGGGGTGAAGATTGAGGAAATTCGTCAGGGCTTAAATACATTCCGCGCCTCGGCTTCTCAGACACCAGGACGAATGAATATGTTCGAGATGGGCAACTATAATGCTCTGATCGATTATGCTCACAATGCAGCCAGCTATGAGGCGTTGGGTGGTTTTGTCCGCAACTGGCCTGGTGAGAGAATTGGTGTGGTAGGTGGTCCTGGCGATCGCCGCGATGAAGATTTCGTGACTCTGGGCACACTCTCGGCAAATATGTTTGACCGCATCATTATCAAGGAAGATGATGATACGCGCGGGCGTCCTCGCGGCGAGGCAGCTGCCTTAATCTCTCAGGGAATTCAGCAAGAAAAGCCAGATTCCCGCTATGAAACCATTCTGGATGAGACGACCGCTATAAATACGGCGCTGGGGCAAGCACCAGAAGGCAGTTTAGTGGTCATTTTGCCAGAAAGCGTCACTCGTGCGATTAGCTTAATTGAGGCGCGTCGCCCTCAAACGGAGAACGGACATCAGCCGATTGCGCCGTCGGTGGAAAATCAAAATAGCTTGAAGGCGTCTGTAGCACAGACCCTTTAA
- the tatA gene encoding twin-arginine translocase TatA/TatE family subunit, whose translation MFGLGWPEVGVIAIAAILIFGPKKIPELGSSLGKTLRGFKDGVRGVDDEPADEDQDLK comes from the coding sequence ATGTTTGGTTTAGGATGGCCTGAAGTGGGAGTAATCGCGATCGCAGCGATTTTAATTTTCGGCCCCAAGAAGATTCCCGAACTGGGAAGCTCGCTGGGTAAGACTTTACGCGGGTTCAAGGACGGAGTAAGGGGCGTGGACGATGAACCAGCAGATGAAGATCAAGACCTCAAATAA
- a CDS encoding serine/threonine-protein kinase: MNGEVLGDRYQIEQQLGKRAGRRTLLARDEETQQLVIIKVLTFGGDFEWEHLKLFEREAETLKSLAHPAIPRYLDFFEVNSPNSKGFALVQTYIEAKSLEEHLKGGRSFSEAEIKQLATSILEILIYLHGRQPAVIHRDIKPSNILLTNRTGNSIGEVYLVDFGSVQTLAAKEGGTITVVGTYGYMPPEQFGDRAVPSSDLYSLGATLITLVTGTHPADLPHKDGRIQFEQAANLSPTLSSWLRWMTEPSLERRLASAQEALLALEEEYLTVDSAAVAVRKPTGSKVLLINNADFIGIQIPPKGFTSEIRQLCFFAIAWNSFIFVWTSSVLFAASGFNLFMVLFSLPFWYAGVSMIWQILFALFGRVYLRIDRQQISLAYELLGLKFNFSRLAQRQDISMLEHTRKYLTTGARGRQVEVKPRVIIWAGTQNYELASGELVTEPELDWIAYELSQWLRLPITRPITTEQLPPNDR; the protein is encoded by the coding sequence ATGAATGGTGAAGTCTTAGGCGATCGCTACCAAATCGAACAACAGCTTGGGAAACGCGCTGGACGCCGGACGCTACTCGCGCGTGACGAAGAAACGCAACAATTAGTAATAATCAAAGTATTGACTTTTGGCGGTGATTTTGAGTGGGAGCATCTTAAGTTATTTGAACGCGAAGCCGAAACTTTAAAATCCTTAGCACATCCGGCTATTCCGCGCTACCTTGACTTTTTTGAAGTTAATTCACCCAACAGCAAAGGATTTGCTCTCGTACAAACTTATATAGAAGCAAAATCTCTAGAAGAACATCTTAAAGGTGGACGTAGTTTTAGCGAAGCCGAAATCAAACAACTGGCAACATCAATTTTAGAAATTCTAATTTACCTACATGGGCGTCAACCTGCTGTCATCCACCGCGATATCAAACCGAGCAATATTTTATTAACTAATCGTACTGGTAATAGTATCGGAGAGGTTTATCTGGTAGATTTCGGTTCGGTGCAAACGCTAGCTGCCAAAGAAGGTGGGACGATTACTGTAGTGGGAACTTATGGCTATATGCCACCGGAACAATTTGGCGATCGCGCAGTTCCATCATCCGACTTGTATAGCTTAGGCGCAACGTTGATTACTTTGGTAACGGGCACTCATCCAGCAGATTTACCGCATAAGGATGGACGAATTCAATTTGAGCAAGCGGCTAATCTTAGCCCAACATTGAGTAGCTGGTTAAGGTGGATGACAGAACCCAGCTTAGAGCGACGCTTGGCTTCAGCCCAAGAAGCACTGCTAGCTTTGGAAGAAGAATACTTAACAGTAGATAGTGCCGCTGTAGCTGTTAGGAAACCAACGGGTAGCAAAGTTCTGCTTATCAATAATGCCGATTTTATTGGAATTCAGATTCCTCCCAAGGGATTTACTTCGGAAATTAGACAATTGTGCTTTTTTGCGATCGCTTGGAATTCATTCATCTTTGTGTGGACAAGTTCTGTCCTATTTGCAGCGTCCGGCTTCAACTTATTTATGGTGTTGTTTTCACTACCCTTTTGGTATGCTGGCGTGAGTATGATCTGGCAGATTCTCTTTGCGTTGTTTGGACGAGTTTACCTGCGTATCGACCGGCAGCAAATTTCCTTAGCCTATGAGCTATTGGGATTGAAATTCAATTTTTCTAGGTTGGCACAAAGACAAGACATCAGTATGCTGGAACACACCAGAAAATACTTGACCACTGGTGCAAGGGGTAGGCAAGTTGAGGTCAAACCCCGCGTTATTATTTGGGCGGGAACGCAGAACTATGAGTTGGCATCTGGTGAGTTGGTGACTGAACCGGAACTCGATTGGATCGCTTATGAATTGAGCCAATGGTTGAGATTGCCGATTACAAGACCGATAACAACTGAACAGCTTCCTCCAAATGATAGATAG
- a CDS encoding serine/threonine-protein kinase has translation MKGEVLGDRYQIEQQLGKRELGKRAGRRTLLVRDQKTQQLVVVKILTFGNDFEWDDLKLFEREAETLKSLTHPAIPRYLDYFELNSPNYKGFALVQTYVEGKSLEEHLKGGRTFSEADIKQITTTSLEILNYLHSRQPPVIHRDIKPSNILLTNRSGNTVGEVYLVDFGAVQTLAAKEGGTITVVGTYGYMPPEQFGGRAVPASDLYSLGATLIYLATGQHPADLPQTDNLQIEFEKAANLSPAFINWLKRMTHPSLNRRLASASEALQALKQEHPTTDSFTPIVKKPTGSKISLTKNADFIKISIPPKGFTASTIACTFIGWSLLAIAWNSFMIIWTNGILFHPSVIGFFLLLLALPFWYGGVTLIWHIFVTLFGRLQLYCNQQQISLTWEIFGFKFQHPRPALRQDINRLVYIPKHHKKDIDGDRVDVPGKIIIKAGLRQYELNGEIGSIHELELDWLAHELSEWLEIPITRDYLPPSDK, from the coding sequence ATGAAGGGTGAAGTCTTAGGCGATCGCTACCAAATCGAACAACAGCTTGGAAAACGCGAGCTTGGAAAACGCGCTGGAAGACGCACACTCCTGGTGCGTGACCAAAAAACGCAACAATTAGTCGTCGTCAAGATATTGACTTTTGGCAATGACTTTGAGTGGGACGACCTTAAGTTATTTGAACGCGAAGCCGAAACTCTAAAATCTTTAACACATCCGGCTATTCCGCGCTACCTAGATTATTTTGAGCTAAATTCACCGAACTACAAAGGATTTGCCCTCGTCCAAACCTACGTGGAAGGGAAATCTTTAGAAGAACATCTCAAAGGAGGACGAACTTTCAGCGAAGCAGATATCAAGCAAATTACCACTACAAGTTTAGAAATTCTCAATTATTTGCATAGTCGTCAACCTCCAGTTATCCACCGCGATATTAAACCCAGCAATATTTTATTAACCAACCGTTCTGGTAATACTGTAGGTGAAGTTTATTTAGTTGATTTTGGAGCGGTGCAGACTCTCGCCGCCAAGGAAGGCGGGACAATTACCGTTGTGGGAACTTATGGCTATATGCCGCCGGAACAATTTGGCGGCCGTGCTGTTCCAGCATCCGACCTTTATAGCTTAGGCGCAACTTTAATTTATCTGGCAACAGGTCAACATCCCGCTGATTTACCCCAGACAGATAACCTGCAAATTGAATTTGAAAAAGCTGCCAATCTCAGTCCTGCTTTTATCAATTGGTTAAAGCGGATGACACATCCCAGCTTAAATCGACGCTTGGCTTCTGCTAGTGAAGCACTACAAGCACTCAAACAAGAACATCCAACAACAGATAGCTTTACTCCAATTGTTAAAAAACCAACTGGTAGCAAAATTTCACTGACTAAAAATGCAGATTTTATTAAAATTAGTATCCCTCCGAAAGGATTTACTGCTTCTACTATTGCTTGTACCTTTATCGGGTGGTCTCTTTTGGCGATCGCTTGGAATTCATTCATGATAATTTGGACAAACGGTATCCTCTTCCACCCTTCCGTTATTGGCTTCTTTCTGTTGTTGCTTGCGCTACCTTTTTGGTATGGGGGCGTGACTCTGATATGGCATATTTTCGTTACATTATTTGGACGATTGCAGCTTTATTGCAATCAACAGCAAATTTCACTGACATGGGAAATATTTGGATTTAAATTCCAGCATCCTCGTCCAGCATTGAGACAGGATATTAACAGGCTGGTATACATCCCAAAACACCATAAAAAAGACATAGACGGAGACCGGGTTGATGTTCCAGGCAAAATCATTATTAAGGCAGGATTAAGGCAGTATGAACTTAACGGTGAGATTGGCAGCATCCACGAATTGGAACTAGATTGGTTAGCTCATGAACTCAGCGAATGGTTGGAAATACCAATTACAAGAGATTATCTTCCTCCATCTGATAAATAG
- a CDS encoding phycocyanobilin:ferredoxin oxidoreductase: MLETSKPSLREQQHPLIRNLADTIEAVWHRHLDLSPYHLPEELGYVEGRLEGEKLTIENRCYQSPQFRKMHLELAKVGTMLDILHCVMFPRPEYALPMFGCDLVGGRGQISAAIADLSPTSNLTLPANYTAELQALPALDFSQPRELPDWGDIFSEFCIFIRPSNPEEETQFLSRVEGFLEIHCVNAKAAKPVSAEQQAEILQGQHYYCTKQQQNDKTRRVLEKAFGTEWAENYMTTVLFDLPSA, encoded by the coding sequence ATGCTCGAAACTTCCAAGCCTTCCCTACGCGAACAACAACACCCTCTGATTCGCAATTTAGCAGACACCATCGAAGCAGTTTGGCACCGCCATCTCGACCTTTCTCCCTACCACCTGCCAGAAGAGTTGGGGTATGTAGAAGGGCGATTAGAGGGCGAAAAGCTAACGATTGAAAATCGCTGCTACCAGTCGCCGCAGTTCCGGAAAATGCACTTGGAATTAGCAAAAGTCGGCACAATGCTGGATATTTTGCACTGCGTGATGTTTCCGCGTCCAGAATACGCGCTACCCATGTTTGGCTGCGATTTAGTCGGGGGACGAGGGCAGATTAGTGCAGCGATCGCTGACCTTTCTCCCACCAGCAACCTCACCTTACCGGCAAACTATACTGCCGAACTTCAGGCGTTACCAGCCCTCGACTTCTCGCAACCGCGCGAACTACCCGACTGGGGGGATATTTTTTCTGAATTTTGCATCTTTATTCGACCCAGTAATCCAGAGGAAGAAACCCAGTTTCTCTCTCGCGTCGAGGGATTTTTAGAAATTCATTGTGTCAACGCCAAAGCCGCCAAACCCGTTTCCGCCGAACAGCAAGCTGAAATTTTGCAGGGTCAACACTACTACTGCACCAAACAGCAGCAGAACGATAAAACCCGTCGGGTGCTAGAAAAAGCTTTTGGTACGGAGTGGGCAGAAAATTATATGACGACCGTTCTGTTTGACTTACCGAGTGCTTAA
- a CDS encoding ATP-binding cassette domain-containing protein: protein MVQESGSKNQPLVKPVGRWAIAVVVAGALATSGVTVDNLYALREAAQPVPIAEPSPPAILAVTALGRLEPQGEVIKLSAPMSIQGAARVDQLLVSEGDKVIKGQVVAILDNRNRLQAALDKAKQQVKVAQANLNKVKAGAQAGEIGAQKAAIARTQEELRGRIATQQATIARLEAELQGENNASVAKIARLTMLEAVGLGDRVNYYPENLSGGQKQRVAIARALVSHPKLVLADEPTAALDSKSGRDVVELMQRLAKEQGCTILMVTHDNRILDVADRIIHMEDGRLVRDTVISEKTPA from the coding sequence ATGGTGCAGGAATCAGGCTCCAAGAATCAACCATTGGTCAAGCCTGTAGGGCGGTGGGCGATCGCAGTTGTCGTAGCGGGTGCTTTAGCGACCAGCGGCGTTACCGTTGACAACCTCTATGCCCTGCGAGAGGCTGCTCAGCCGGTGCCAATAGCGGAGCCGAGTCCGCCTGCCATACTTGCAGTGACTGCCTTGGGGCGTCTGGAACCACAAGGCGAAGTGATCAAACTCTCTGCGCCCATGTCAATTCAGGGCGCTGCTCGCGTGGATCAACTTTTGGTCAGTGAGGGAGATAAGGTCATAAAAGGTCAAGTGGTGGCAATTCTCGACAATCGCAATCGCTTACAAGCAGCTTTGGACAAGGCAAAACAACAAGTCAAAGTCGCCCAAGCCAACCTCAATAAAGTGAAGGCTGGAGCGCAAGCGGGGGAAATTGGCGCTCAGAAAGCAGCGATCGCTCGCACCCAAGAAGAGTTACGCGGGAGAATTGCCACTCAACAGGCGACCATAGCCCGCTTAGAAGCCGAACTGCAAGGGGAAAACAATGCATCTGTTGCCAAGATTGCCCGTCTGACAATGCTGGAGGCGGTAGGTTTAGGCGATCGCGTAAATTACTACCCGGAGAATCTGTCTGGGGGACAAAAACAACGGGTAGCGATCGCGCGTGCCTTGGTAAGCCATCCTAAATTAGTATTAGCTGACGAACCCACGGCTGCTTTAGATAGTAAATCTGGACGCGATGTCGTCGAGCTGATGCAGCGATTGGCAAAGGAACAAGGGTGTACGATTTTGATGGTGACTCACGACAATCGAATTTTAGATGTTGCTGACCGAATTATTCACATGGAAGATGGGCGTCTAGTCCGCGATACAGTTATTTCTGAAAAAACACCTGCATAA